The following coding sequences lie in one Microbacterium sp. XT11 genomic window:
- a CDS encoding NCS2 family permease yields MTTAPSPAPAATEPASALDRFFEITKRGSTIGTEIRGGLVTFVTMAYIVILNPVILATPDVNGDTLAGPAVAAATALTAGVMTILFGLVTRLPFAFAAGLGINAFLAFSVVGSVTWPEAMALVMINGVIIVLLAATGLRKLIFDAVPVQLKLAITVGIGLFIAFIGFVNSGFVSSTLNPSPPVGLGVDGSVASVETLLFVLTLLIGGVLIALRVKGAILIALVGGTVLAAVVNLIWPFGLDFGFTGSIVSLPDLSLVGNVSFGFDLTKVSVVALVMFVFTLLFSNFFDAMGTMTGLAKEADLADEKGDFPRIKSALIVEGVGAIAGGGTSSSSATVFVESGAGIGEGARTGFATTITGVLFLLAMFFTPLTSLVPGQVAAAALVLVGAMMLSQIKNIDLSDFRVLLPVFLTVTVMPMTYSIANGIGAGFVSWIVVNALSGRAKTIHPLLWVVGVGFVLFFARGPIEALFGV; encoded by the coding sequence ATGACAACTGCCCCGTCCCCCGCCCCAGCCGCCACCGAACCCGCCAGCGCCCTCGATCGGTTCTTCGAGATCACCAAGCGCGGATCGACGATCGGTACCGAGATCCGAGGGGGCCTGGTGACGTTCGTCACGATGGCCTACATCGTGATCCTGAACCCGGTCATCCTCGCCACCCCCGACGTCAACGGCGACACGCTCGCCGGCCCCGCTGTCGCCGCGGCGACGGCTCTGACCGCCGGCGTCATGACGATCCTGTTCGGCCTGGTCACGCGCCTGCCCTTCGCGTTCGCCGCGGGCCTCGGCATCAACGCGTTCCTGGCCTTCTCGGTCGTCGGCAGCGTCACGTGGCCCGAGGCCATGGCGCTCGTGATGATCAACGGCGTCATCATCGTGCTCCTCGCCGCGACCGGACTCCGCAAGCTCATCTTCGACGCGGTCCCGGTGCAGCTCAAGCTCGCGATCACGGTCGGCATCGGCCTCTTCATCGCCTTCATCGGCTTCGTGAACTCCGGCTTCGTGAGCTCGACGCTCAACCCTTCGCCGCCGGTCGGGCTCGGCGTCGACGGTTCCGTCGCGTCGGTGGAGACGCTGCTCTTCGTGCTGACCCTGCTGATCGGCGGCGTGCTCATCGCCCTGCGCGTGAAGGGCGCGATCCTCATCGCCCTGGTCGGCGGCACCGTACTGGCGGCCGTGGTGAACCTCATCTGGCCGTTCGGGCTCGACTTCGGCTTCACCGGCAGCATCGTGAGCCTCCCCGACCTCAGTCTCGTCGGCAACGTGAGCTTCGGCTTCGACCTGACGAAGGTCAGCGTCGTCGCGCTCGTGATGTTCGTCTTCACCTTGCTGTTCTCGAACTTCTTCGACGCCATGGGCACCATGACGGGTCTCGCCAAGGAGGCCGACCTCGCCGACGAGAAGGGCGACTTCCCGCGCATCAAGTCGGCCCTGATCGTGGAGGGCGTCGGTGCGATCGCCGGCGGTGGCACGTCCTCCTCCTCGGCGACCGTGTTCGTCGAGTCCGGCGCCGGCATCGGTGAGGGCGCACGGACGGGCTTCGCGACCACCATCACGGGCGTGCTGTTCCTGCTCGCGATGTTCTTCACGCCGCTGACCTCGCTCGTTCCCGGTCAGGTCGCGGCTGCGGCCCTGGTGCTCGTCGGCGCGATGATGCTCTCGCAGATCAAGAACATCGACCTCAGCGACTTCCGCGTGCTGCTGCCCGTGTTCCTCACCGTCACGGTCATGCCCATGACCTACTCGATCGCGAACGGCATCGGTGCGGGCTTCGTGAGCTGGATCGTCGTCAATGCCCTCTCCGGACGGGCGAAGACCATCCACCCGCTGCTGTGGGTCGTCGGCGTCGGGTTCGTGCTCTTCTTCGCGCGCGGTCCGATCGAGGCGCTCTTCGGCGTCTGA
- a CDS encoding cell division protein PerM, with protein MHRVLVALLAAFDAAIAAAVGLAALLAPLTVLWTLAFGITADWGALWPLTGTLWQFGHGVPVDIAIPVETLTALGIAPDAATFTLSVTPLAFLLFTLLFAARSGARAARAGTWLLGCLSGTAAFTVIAVVVALTARLEAAVTPLVPAIVAPAAAYLAGALGGAIRTVWEDGDGGLLDRLHDVIDSWGDWGPVPAAAVRGAAFTIVALTGASAVAVALMTFLRGGEVVALFQAARVDVLGAVMITLAQFAFLPTMLVWAASWIAGPGFSVGTGTAVSPAGTQLGVVPGIPAFGLLPENSSIWMLVVVLVPIGAGALAGWAVRSRLVWEGTPLTTAQRATIVAGIAVLVAAVAAVVAALAGGSIGPGRLAEAGPEVLPFALVLGGEVLLGAAILLLSPRNRDELAEERTDRWIAEMAASDLLPGGAADGTNHDTVELDELDGMPGATGDPGAPAR; from the coding sequence ATGCACCGCGTCCTCGTCGCCCTCCTCGCCGCCTTCGACGCCGCCATCGCGGCCGCCGTCGGACTGGCTGCGCTGCTGGCTCCCCTCACGGTGCTGTGGACGCTCGCGTTCGGCATCACGGCGGACTGGGGCGCGCTGTGGCCGCTCACCGGGACTCTGTGGCAGTTCGGCCACGGGGTGCCCGTCGACATCGCGATCCCCGTCGAGACGCTCACGGCGCTGGGCATCGCACCGGATGCCGCGACGTTCACGCTGTCGGTGACGCCCCTCGCCTTCCTGCTGTTCACGCTGCTGTTCGCGGCGCGGTCGGGCGCACGCGCCGCCCGGGCGGGGACATGGCTGCTCGGATGCCTGTCCGGCACGGCGGCGTTCACCGTGATCGCCGTCGTCGTCGCGCTCACCGCGCGGCTGGAGGCGGCGGTCACCCCGCTCGTGCCGGCGATCGTCGCGCCCGCTGCCGCGTATCTCGCCGGCGCGCTCGGCGGAGCGATCCGGACCGTGTGGGAGGACGGCGACGGAGGCCTGCTCGATCGCCTGCACGACGTCATCGACTCCTGGGGCGACTGGGGCCCGGTCCCCGCTGCCGCGGTGCGTGGCGCGGCCTTCACGATCGTCGCGCTCACGGGCGCCTCGGCCGTCGCGGTCGCCCTCATGACCTTCCTGCGCGGCGGTGAGGTCGTCGCGCTGTTCCAAGCCGCCAGGGTCGACGTGCTCGGCGCCGTCATGATCACGCTCGCCCAGTTCGCCTTCCTGCCGACGATGCTCGTGTGGGCCGCCTCCTGGATCGCCGGTCCGGGCTTCTCTGTCGGAACCGGCACGGCGGTGTCCCCGGCCGGAACGCAGTTGGGGGTCGTCCCCGGCATCCCGGCGTTCGGGCTCCTGCCGGAGAACAGCTCGATCTGGATGCTGGTGGTGGTGCTCGTGCCGATCGGCGCCGGTGCCCTCGCCGGGTGGGCTGTGCGGTCGCGCCTCGTCTGGGAGGGGACCCCGCTCACCACTGCGCAGCGCGCGACCATCGTGGCCGGCATCGCCGTGCTCGTCGCGGCTGTCGCGGCTGTCGTGGCAGCCCTCGCCGGCGGATCGATCGGACCGGGCCGTCTCGCCGAGGCCGGCCCCGAGGTGCTGCCGTTCGCCCTCGTCCTGGGCGGCGAGGTGCTGCTGGGCGCGGCGATCCTGCTGCTCTCCCCGCGCAACCGCGACGAACTCGCCGAGGAGCGCACCGACCGCTGGATCGCCGAGATGGCGGCATCCGATCTGCTTCCAGGCGGCGCTGCCGATGGCACGAACCACGACACGGTGGAGCTGGACGAACTCGACGGGATGCCCGGTGCGACGGGTGATCCGGGCGCCCCGGCGCGCTGA
- the purN gene encoding phosphoribosylglycinamide formyltransferase produces MLTVAVLISGTGSNLRALLEAARHPDFPARVVVVGADREADGLAHAEEFGIPSFTVPWHEHESREAWGEELGRQLDVWSPDLIVLSGLMRLLPPALVARYAPRIINTHPAYLPEFPGAHGVRDALAAGVTETGASVIVVDDGVDTGPVLAQERVPVVEGDTEHTLHERIKPVERRLLIDVVRRIATGELSLTSAS; encoded by the coding sequence GTGCTCACGGTCGCCGTTCTCATCTCGGGCACCGGCTCGAATCTTCGCGCCCTCCTCGAGGCCGCTCGTCATCCCGATTTTCCGGCGCGCGTCGTCGTCGTCGGGGCCGACCGGGAGGCAGACGGCCTCGCGCACGCCGAGGAGTTCGGCATCCCCAGCTTCACCGTGCCGTGGCACGAGCACGAGAGCCGCGAGGCCTGGGGCGAAGAGCTCGGACGTCAACTCGACGTATGGAGCCCCGACCTCATCGTGCTGAGCGGTCTGATGCGGCTGCTTCCGCCGGCGCTCGTCGCCCGGTACGCCCCGCGGATCATCAACACGCATCCCGCGTACCTCCCGGAGTTCCCCGGCGCGCACGGCGTCCGCGATGCGCTCGCGGCCGGCGTGACCGAGACCGGTGCCAGCGTGATCGTCGTCGATGACGGCGTGGACACAGGACCCGTCCTCGCGCAGGAGCGCGTGCCGGTCGTCGAAGGAGACACCGAGCACACCCTGCACGAGCGCATCAAGCCCGTGGAGCGACGGCTGCTCATCGACGTGGTGCGACGCATCGCGACCGGTGAGCTGTCCCTGACCTCCGCATCCTGA
- the purH gene encoding bifunctional phosphoribosylaminoimidazolecarboxamide formyltransferase/IMP cyclohydrolase, translating to MAGPRHDPSLYRDRDTVPIRRALVSVSDKSGLLDLAAALAEAGAEIVSTGSTAATIRDAGFAVTDVAAVTGVAEMLDGRVKTLHPKVHGGLLADLRLDDHERQLAELGIEPFELVVVNLYPFVETVASGAEGDDVVEQIDIGGPAMVRAAAKNHANVAIVVSPESYPSIIEAIAAGGTTLSQRRELAARAFAHTAAYDTAVAQWFAEDTLHEEGDLPAHLTIQAERLATLRYGENSHQRGAIYTRAGGHGIAQAKQLQGKEMSYNNYVDADAALRAAYDMVLPAVAIIKHANPCGIATTAPNALDPIASAHLRAHECDPVSAYGGVIAANGTVTLKMAENLKDIFTEVIVAPSFEPAALEVFKAKKNLRLLQLPEDWQQERMDVRLVSGGLLLQDADRFPDDIVSVAKNWELVSGERPSDQEMENLIFAWKACRAVKSNAIVLAKGNATVGVGMGQVNRVDSCRLAVERAGDRAAGSVAASDAFFPFADGPQVLIDAGISAIVQPGGSVRDDEVVDAARKAGVTMFFTGERHFFH from the coding sequence ATGGCCGGCCCCCGCCACGACCCCTCGCTGTACCGAGACCGCGACACCGTCCCGATCCGCCGTGCGCTCGTCTCGGTGAGCGACAAGAGCGGACTGCTCGACCTGGCGGCCGCTCTCGCCGAGGCGGGAGCCGAGATCGTGTCGACCGGGTCGACGGCCGCCACGATCCGCGACGCGGGCTTCGCCGTGACCGACGTGGCCGCGGTGACCGGAGTCGCCGAGATGCTCGACGGGCGGGTCAAGACGCTGCACCCGAAGGTCCACGGCGGTCTTCTGGCCGACCTCCGGCTCGACGACCACGAGCGTCAGCTCGCCGAACTGGGCATCGAGCCGTTCGAGCTGGTTGTCGTGAACCTGTATCCCTTCGTCGAGACGGTGGCGTCGGGTGCTGAGGGCGACGACGTCGTCGAGCAGATCGACATCGGCGGTCCTGCCATGGTGCGCGCGGCCGCGAAGAACCACGCGAACGTCGCGATCGTCGTGTCGCCGGAATCGTACCCGTCGATCATCGAGGCGATCGCCGCAGGGGGCACCACCCTGTCGCAGCGTCGCGAGCTGGCGGCACGCGCCTTCGCGCACACCGCCGCTTACGACACTGCGGTCGCTCAGTGGTTCGCCGAGGACACCCTGCACGAGGAGGGCGACCTGCCGGCCCACCTCACGATCCAGGCCGAGCGGCTGGCCACCCTGCGCTATGGCGAGAACTCGCACCAGCGCGGCGCGATCTACACGCGCGCCGGCGGCCACGGCATCGCCCAGGCGAAGCAGCTGCAGGGCAAGGAGATGTCGTACAACAACTACGTCGACGCGGATGCCGCGCTGCGCGCCGCGTACGACATGGTGCTTCCCGCCGTCGCGATCATCAAGCACGCCAACCCGTGCGGCATCGCGACCACTGCACCCAACGCGCTCGACCCCATCGCCAGCGCCCACCTGCGGGCGCACGAGTGCGACCCGGTGTCGGCGTACGGCGGCGTCATCGCGGCCAACGGCACCGTCACGCTGAAGATGGCAGAGAACCTCAAGGACATCTTCACCGAGGTGATCGTCGCCCCCTCGTTCGAGCCGGCCGCGCTCGAGGTCTTCAAAGCCAAGAAGAACCTTCGTCTGCTGCAGCTGCCGGAGGACTGGCAGCAGGAGCGCATGGACGTGCGCCTGGTGTCGGGCGGTCTGCTGCTGCAGGACGCCGACCGGTTCCCCGACGACATCGTCTCGGTCGCGAAGAACTGGGAGCTCGTCTCCGGTGAGCGCCCCAGCGACCAGGAGATGGAGAACCTCATCTTCGCGTGGAAGGCCTGCCGCGCCGTGAAGTCGAACGCCATCGTGCTCGCCAAGGGCAACGCCACGGTCGGGGTCGGCATGGGCCAGGTCAACCGCGTCGACTCGTGCCGCCTCGCGGTGGAGCGGGCCGGCGATCGCGCGGCCGGATCGGTCGCGGCGTCCGACGCGTTCTTCCCGTTCGCCGACGGACCGCAGGTGCTCATCGACGCCGGGATCTCGGCGATCGTGCAGCCGGGCGGCTCGGTGCGCGACGACGAGGTGGTGGATGCGGCGCGCAAGGCCGGCGTGACGATGTTCTTCACGGGGGAGCGCCACTTCTTCCACTGA
- a CDS encoding DNA-3-methyladenine glycosylase 2 family protein yields MSFPLTDFDERYRAISARDTRFDGQFVTAVRSTGIYCRPSCPARTPKPENVTFFPTSAAAHEAGYRACKRCLPEAAPGSPAWNLRGDAAARAMRLIADGVVEREGVPGLAARLGYSTRHLTRLLTAELGAGPLALARAHRAHTARMLLVGTDMPVSEVAFSAGFASIRQCNDTIREVFGMTPVELRARRPAGGGAAPGEIDLVLPHRGPLDTAGVFAWMAARAVPGVEDATASSFSRHLRMPGGPVWFEVRQDPAARLHLRARVTRLGDLAPLVSTVRRIFDLDADPVAIDEALSSHAELAPLVARTPGIRVPGSADPHEMLIRAMIGQQITVAAARTALTALTEALGERTPDGMLFPTMTAIAEHGAEVLRGPAARIRAITGAAAALADGSLTLTVGDDAGEQRAALLAMPGIGPWTADYVRMRILGDPDILLPGDVALRAGAAASGLPGEPAPLTAWAVRAAPWRSYLSAHLWRAAPVRAPRAPGAARSSRTAGSTRSTRSTRTAPTSPVSVVAGSTKEKS; encoded by the coding sequence ATGAGCTTCCCGCTGACCGACTTCGACGAGCGCTACCGCGCGATCAGCGCTCGGGATACCCGGTTCGACGGGCAGTTCGTGACGGCTGTCCGCTCGACCGGGATCTACTGCCGGCCGAGCTGCCCCGCCCGCACGCCCAAGCCGGAGAACGTCACGTTCTTCCCGACGAGTGCGGCGGCCCACGAAGCCGGTTACCGGGCGTGCAAGCGCTGCCTTCCCGAAGCCGCACCGGGCTCGCCGGCGTGGAACCTCCGCGGCGACGCGGCTGCGCGCGCCATGCGGCTCATCGCCGACGGCGTCGTGGAGCGCGAGGGCGTGCCGGGGCTCGCCGCGCGGCTTGGGTATTCGACCCGACACCTCACCCGACTGCTCACGGCGGAGCTCGGGGCGGGTCCCCTCGCGCTCGCTCGGGCGCACCGGGCGCACACCGCGCGGATGCTGCTGGTCGGCACAGACATGCCCGTGTCGGAGGTGGCGTTCTCCGCAGGTTTCGCGAGCATCCGTCAGTGCAACGACACCATCCGCGAGGTCTTCGGCATGACGCCGGTCGAGCTCCGGGCGCGCCGCCCCGCGGGCGGAGGTGCCGCCCCGGGAGAGATCGACCTCGTGCTGCCGCATCGCGGTCCCCTCGACACCGCAGGCGTCTTCGCCTGGATGGCGGCGCGCGCGGTCCCGGGCGTGGAGGATGCCACGGCCTCGTCGTTCTCGCGGCATCTGCGGATGCCGGGAGGACCGGTGTGGTTCGAGGTGCGTCAAGACCCCGCTGCACGGCTGCATCTGCGGGCCAGAGTCACGCGGCTCGGCGACCTCGCCCCCCTCGTGTCCACCGTGCGGCGCATCTTCGACCTCGACGCCGACCCCGTCGCGATAGACGAGGCGCTGTCCTCCCACGCAGAGCTGGCTCCGCTCGTCGCGCGGACGCCCGGCATCCGGGTACCCGGCTCCGCCGATCCGCACGAGATGCTGATCCGCGCGATGATCGGCCAGCAGATCACGGTCGCGGCGGCACGCACCGCTCTGACGGCGCTCACCGAGGCGCTGGGGGAGCGAACCCCGGACGGGATGCTCTTCCCGACGATGACGGCGATCGCCGAGCACGGCGCCGAGGTCCTCCGCGGTCCGGCGGCGCGCATCCGCGCGATCACCGGGGCGGCGGCCGCGCTCGCCGACGGGTCGCTCACCCTGACCGTCGGCGACGACGCCGGCGAGCAGCGCGCCGCTCTGCTCGCCATGCCAGGCATCGGCCCGTGGACGGCCGATTACGTGCGCATGCGGATCCTCGGCGATCCCGACATCCTCCTGCCCGGTGACGTCGCGCTGCGAGCGGGCGCCGCAGCATCCGGGCTTCCGGGCGAGCCCGCCCCGCTCACCGCGTGGGCCGTCCGCGCGGCACCGTGGCGCAGCTATCTCAGCGCACACCTCTGGCGGGCCGCACCGGTGCGCGCGCCGCGTGCGCCCGGCGCCGCGCGCTCGAGCCGCACCGCCGGCTCAACCCGCTCAACCCGCTCAACCCGCACTGCCCCGACGTCACCGGTCTCGGTGGTAGCCGGTTCGACGAAGGAGAAATCATGA
- a CDS encoding methylated-DNA--[protein]-cysteine S-methyltransferase — protein MTAIIQTIDTPDGPFTILADDEQRVLASGWTSDRDAILARLAPVRRPRTVTEGRTEAAEAAAAYYDGDLAAIDTVAVAQAGTALQVAGWAALRTIAPGAPLTYTGFAAALDNPRAVRAAAAICARNAPALFVPCHRVLRSDGSLGGFAWGLAVKESLLAREATAAAA, from the coding sequence ATGACCGCGATCATCCAGACCATCGACACTCCGGACGGACCGTTCACGATCCTCGCCGACGATGAGCAGCGGGTGCTGGCCTCGGGCTGGACGTCCGACCGAGATGCCATCCTCGCGCGGCTCGCGCCCGTGCGTCGTCCGCGCACGGTGACCGAGGGGCGTACCGAGGCGGCCGAGGCCGCGGCCGCCTACTACGACGGCGACCTCGCCGCCATCGACACGGTCGCCGTCGCGCAGGCGGGCACGGCGCTGCAGGTCGCCGGGTGGGCCGCCCTCCGCACGATAGCTCCGGGCGCGCCGCTGACCTACACCGGTTTCGCCGCAGCGCTCGACAATCCTCGTGCCGTGCGCGCCGCCGCGGCGATCTGCGCGCGCAACGCGCCGGCGCTGTTCGTGCCGTGCCATCGGGTGCTGCGCTCGGACGGCTCGCTCGGCGGCTTCGCCTGGGGTCTCGCGGTCAAGGAAAGCCTCCTCGCGCGCGAAGCGACGGCTGCCGCCGCGTGA
- the xylB gene encoding xylulokinase: MTLVAGVDSSTQSCKVVIVDAESGAVVRTGRAAHPDGTEVDPAHWLVALQSAIADADGFDDVAAVSIAGQQHGMVALDADGEVIRPALLWNDTRSADAAAELVREVGAAALAERTGLVPVASFTATKLRWLADAEPENAARVAAVALPHDWLTWRLRGYGPAASSPRGPVLDELITDRSDASGTAYFDSKHDRYDRELLSLALRRDAAEVVLPRVLGPAEHVEGAGHLVAAGAGDNAAAALGLGATAGDIAVSLGTSGTVFAVTDVPVHDASGTVAGFADAAGGYLPIITTLNAARVFDGIAALLGVDHEEFARLALDAEPGAGGLVLQPWFEGERTPNRPDATATLFGMTLAATTRENLARAAVEGVLAGLAGGLDAIRAHGVRADRILLIGGAAQSPAVQAVAAQVFDAPVVVPEPGEYVARGAAVQAAWALNGERPTWPLSIAAQPAPDHRAEITSQYAARLP; encoded by the coding sequence ATGACACTCGTCGCCGGCGTCGACTCCTCGACGCAGAGCTGCAAGGTCGTGATCGTCGACGCGGAGTCGGGCGCCGTCGTGCGCACCGGCCGGGCCGCGCACCCCGACGGGACCGAGGTCGACCCCGCGCACTGGCTGGTCGCGCTGCAGAGCGCCATCGCCGATGCCGACGGGTTCGACGACGTGGCCGCTGTGTCGATCGCCGGGCAGCAGCACGGCATGGTCGCCCTCGACGCCGACGGCGAGGTCATCCGCCCCGCACTGCTGTGGAACGACACCCGCTCGGCGGACGCCGCCGCCGAGCTCGTCCGCGAGGTGGGCGCCGCGGCGCTCGCCGAGCGCACGGGTCTCGTGCCGGTGGCGTCGTTCACCGCGACCAAGCTGCGCTGGCTCGCCGATGCGGAACCGGAGAACGCCGCGAGGGTCGCAGCCGTCGCCCTTCCGCACGACTGGCTCACCTGGCGCCTGCGCGGATACGGGCCAGCGGCGTCTTCCCCGAGGGGCCCCGTGCTCGACGAGCTGATCACCGATCGCTCCGACGCGAGCGGCACCGCCTACTTCGACTCGAAGCACGACCGGTACGACCGCGAGCTGCTGTCTCTCGCCCTCCGCCGGGACGCCGCCGAGGTCGTGCTCCCCCGTGTGCTCGGACCGGCCGAGCACGTCGAGGGCGCCGGTCACCTCGTCGCCGCGGGAGCCGGCGACAACGCCGCCGCGGCGCTCGGCCTGGGCGCCACGGCGGGTGACATCGCGGTCTCTCTCGGCACCTCAGGCACGGTGTTCGCCGTGACCGACGTGCCGGTGCACGACGCGAGCGGCACGGTGGCGGGGTTCGCCGACGCCGCCGGCGGCTACCTGCCGATCATCACGACCCTCAACGCGGCCAGGGTGTTCGACGGCATCGCCGCACTGCTCGGAGTCGACCACGAGGAGTTCGCCCGGCTCGCGCTCGACGCCGAGCCCGGAGCCGGCGGCCTCGTGCTGCAGCCGTGGTTCGAGGGCGAGCGCACGCCCAACCGCCCCGACGCCACCGCCACCCTGTTTGGGATGACCCTCGCCGCCACCACACGCGAGAACCTCGCCAGAGCAGCCGTGGAGGGCGTGCTGGCGGGGCTCGCCGGCGGCCTCGACGCCATCCGTGCGCACGGGGTGCGCGCCGACCGCATCCTGCTCATCGGCGGAGCCGCCCAGAGCCCGGCCGTCCAGGCGGTCGCCGCACAGGTGTTCGACGCGCCCGTCGTGGTCCCGGAGCCAGGCGAGTACGTCGCACGCGGCGCCGCAGTGCAAGCCGCCTGGGCGCTGAACGGCGAGCGGCCGACGTGGCCGCTGTCGATCGCGGCGCAGCCCGCGCCCGATCACCGCGCCGAGATCACCTCGCAGTACGCCGCCCGGCTGCCCTGA
- the xylA gene encoding xylose isomerase yields MTLTPTKDDKFSFGLWTIGYNGTDPFGGPTRPALDVVHAVEKLAELGAYGLTFHDDDLFAFGSSNAERQSQIERLKGALADTGLVVPMVTTNLFSAPVFKDGGFTSNDRAVRRYALRKVFRQLDLGAELGAKTFVMWGGREGAEYDSAKDIRAALERYREAVNLLGDYVTDKGYDIRFAIEPKPNEPRGDILLPTLGHAIAFIESLERPELVGLNPEVGHEQMAGLNFAAGIAQALYHGKLFHIDLNGQRGIKYDQDLVFGHGDLHNAFALVDLLENGGPGGVPAYDGPRHFDYKPSRTEDEDGVWASAAANMRTYLLLKERAAAFRADPEVQEALAAARVDELSVPTLGEGETYEDFLADRSSYEDFDPNAYFGGKGFGFVRLQQLATEHLLGAR; encoded by the coding sequence ATGACCCTCACCCCCACCAAGGACGACAAGTTCTCCTTCGGCCTGTGGACGATCGGCTACAACGGCACCGACCCGTTCGGCGGCCCCACCCGTCCTGCTCTCGACGTGGTGCACGCGGTGGAGAAGCTCGCCGAGCTCGGGGCATACGGCCTCACTTTCCACGACGACGACCTCTTCGCCTTCGGCTCCTCCAACGCCGAGCGCCAGAGCCAGATCGAACGACTCAAGGGCGCTCTCGCCGACACCGGCCTGGTCGTGCCCATGGTCACCACGAACCTCTTCAGCGCCCCCGTCTTCAAGGACGGCGGATTCACCTCCAACGACAGGGCGGTCCGCCGCTATGCGCTGCGCAAGGTCTTCCGGCAGCTCGACCTCGGTGCGGAGCTCGGAGCCAAGACCTTCGTCATGTGGGGCGGACGCGAGGGCGCCGAGTACGACTCGGCGAAGGACATCCGCGCGGCCCTCGAACGCTACCGCGAAGCCGTGAACCTGCTCGGCGATTACGTCACGGACAAGGGATACGACATCCGCTTCGCGATCGAGCCCAAGCCCAACGAGCCGCGCGGCGACATCCTGCTGCCGACCCTCGGCCACGCGATCGCCTTCATCGAGTCGCTCGAGCGTCCGGAGCTGGTGGGTCTGAACCCCGAAGTCGGCCACGAGCAGATGGCCGGACTGAACTTCGCGGCCGGCATCGCGCAGGCGCTGTACCACGGCAAGCTCTTCCACATCGACCTCAACGGCCAGCGCGGGATCAAGTACGACCAGGATCTCGTGTTCGGTCACGGCGACCTGCACAACGCGTTCGCGCTCGTCGACCTGCTGGAGAACGGCGGACCCGGTGGCGTGCCGGCCTACGACGGACCGCGCCACTTCGACTACAAGCCGAGCCGCACGGAGGACGAGGACGGCGTGTGGGCTTCTGCCGCCGCCAACATGCGCACCTACCTGCTCCTGAAGGAGCGCGCCGCGGCCTTCCGCGCCGACCCCGAGGTGCAGGAGGCCCTCGCCGCAGCGCGGGTCGACGAGCTGTCCGTGCCCACCCTGGGCGAGGGCGAGACGTACGAGGACTTCCTCGCCGACCGCTCGTCGTACGAGGACTTCGACCCCAACGCCTACTTCGGCGGCAAGGGCTTCGGCTTCGTGCGGCTGCAGCAGCTCGCGACCGAGCACCTGCTCGGCGCGCGCTGA
- a CDS encoding LacI family DNA-binding transcriptional regulator: MAGRITITDVARTAGVSVATVSKAINGRDGLAPATVQRVLDVVHELGYESSLVATSMRRRRSHVIGVLVAEFEPFALQLLRGVSTALEGTEYDILAYAGTVSRGEHVDWERRSLSRLGGTLIDGAILVTPTSAAPQSPVPIVAVDPHTGPSESTTVSADSLAGGRAATEHLIALGHRRIAHLRGRVDLESAQLREQGYREALAAAGIPVDESLIADGGYREPDSTAGARALLALPQRPTAVFAANDLSAIEMMRVARAHGLRVPHDLSVVGFDDIPDAASHSPALTTIRQPLPEMGAAAVRMLLAMLEGHPAESVRMPAELVVRESTSVPVR; the protein is encoded by the coding sequence ATGGCCGGTCGCATCACCATCACCGACGTCGCACGCACCGCAGGGGTGTCCGTCGCCACCGTCTCGAAGGCGATCAACGGGCGCGACGGGCTCGCGCCGGCGACCGTCCAGCGCGTGCTCGACGTGGTGCACGAGCTCGGATACGAGAGCTCCCTCGTCGCGACCTCGATGCGCCGTCGCCGGAGCCACGTGATCGGCGTCCTCGTCGCCGAGTTCGAGCCCTTCGCGCTGCAGCTCCTGCGCGGGGTGTCCACCGCGCTCGAGGGGACCGAGTACGACATCCTCGCGTACGCTGGCACGGTCTCGCGCGGCGAGCACGTCGACTGGGAACGACGCTCTCTTTCGAGGCTCGGCGGAACCCTCATCGACGGCGCCATCCTCGTGACGCCGACCTCGGCGGCGCCGCAGTCGCCCGTGCCGATCGTCGCCGTCGACCCGCACACCGGTCCGAGCGAATCGACGACGGTCAGCGCCGACAGCCTCGCCGGGGGCCGCGCCGCCACGGAACACCTGATCGCGCTCGGACACCGCCGCATCGCGCACCTTCGCGGCCGGGTCGACCTCGAATCCGCACAGCTGCGCGAACAGGGCTACCGCGAAGCACTCGCCGCGGCAGGCATCCCCGTCGATGAATCGCTCATCGCCGACGGCGGCTACCGAGAGCCCGACTCCACAGCCGGCGCCCGCGCACTCCTCGCGCTGCCGCAGCGCCCCACCGCCGTCTTCGCCGCCAACGACCTGTCCGCGATCGAGATGATGCGGGTGGCACGAGCGCACGGGCTCCGCGTACCGCACGACCTGTCGGTCGTCGGGTTCGACGACATCCCGGATGCCGCATCCCACTCCCCCGCCCTGACGACCATCCGCCAGCCCTTGCCGGAGATGGGCGCGGCCGCCGTGCGGATGCTCCTCGCCATGCTCGAGGGCCATCCGGCCGAGAGCGTGCGGATGCCGGCCGAGCTCGTCGTGCGCGAGTCCACGTCCGTTCCCGTACGGTGA